A genomic stretch from Dama dama isolate Ldn47 chromosome 10, ASM3311817v1, whole genome shotgun sequence includes:
- the BRI3 gene encoding membrane protein BRI3, with protein sequence MDHKPLLQERPPAYNLEAGQGEFACAPHGYGAIAAAPPPPYPYLVTGIPTHHPRVYNIHSRNVTRYPANSIVVVGGCPVCRVGVLEDSFTFLGIFLAIVLFPFGFICCFALRKRRCPNCGANFT encoded by the exons ATGGACCACAAGCCCCTGCTGCAGGAGCGGCCGCCCGCCTACAACCTGGAGGCCGGCCAGGGCGAGTTCGCGTGCGCCCCGCACGGCTACGGCGCCATCGCCGCCGCCCCGCCGCCGCCCTACCCCTACCTCGTCACAG GGATACCCACCCACCACCCCAGGGTCTACAACATCCACAGTCGGAATGTCACCCGGTACCCTGCCAATTCCATCGTCGTGGTCGGAGGCTGCCCAGTCTGCAG GGTCGGGGTTCTGGAGGACTCGTTCACCTTCCTGGGCATCTTCTTGGCCATCGTCTTGTTCCCCTTTGGGTTCATCTGCTGTTTCGCCTTGAGGAAGCGAAGATGCCCCAACTGTGGAGCCAACTTCACTTAA